From the Papaver somniferum cultivar HN1 chromosome 2, ASM357369v1, whole genome shotgun sequence genome, the window gcggCCCCTATATCAGGTTACAAAATAAAACTCTCACCCTCGAATGAAGATGCTGTTCGGACTTCGTACTATTTTGTTTTCTGTGAACAAGATACTGCGTGCCATAAATATCCGATTCTTCAAGGTAGAGAAGTGTAGGGTTTCAGAACTTGAAAAATCAAGTGCAAAACGGCTTTCAGAACTCGAGATTGCTTATGCGCTTCCTCTCTTATCATGCACTTCTACTTGATTGTCATTTACCTAGGAAATTCTCACTAATGGCCATGGCAGTTCAACTGTGTACCTTCCAGTGTTCATCAACCTTGAAACCCCACAGAATAATTCCAAAAACCCAGAACAAAAATCCTCTTAAAATCCCAAAACTTTCTCAAACACCCTTTAAATTTAATATCACTCTCAAAGAGATATGCAAGAGAGGAAATTTAGAAGAAGCTTTTCTAGAActtcaaaattttatcactagccAAAACCCGCCTCAGTTACCTCCAGATGAAgcttattcttcaattcttgacaTTTGTGCTGCTAAAAAAACACTGTTGCAAGGTCAACAAATTCATGCACATATAATCACATCAAATACTGACATTGATTCAGTGTTTTTGAGTACTAAACTTGTTTTCATGTATGGGAAATGTGGGTCTTTGTCCGATGCCAAGAACTTGTTTGATGATATGCCTGAAAGAACTATATTTACCTGGAATGCAATGATTGGTGCTTATGTTTCCAATGGAGAACCATCTGGTGCACTTGAATTGTATCGAGAAATGCGGCTATCGGATATAACTTTGGATGCTTGCACTTTTCCTTCAGTGTTGAAGGCTTGTGGGCTGATGAAAGATTTGAACTATGGGGCTGAGATTCATGGTTTAGCGATAAAATGTGGGTTTATTTCGGTTATTTTTGTTGCCAATTCACTTGTGGGTATGTATGCAAAATGCAATGAATTCGACCGAGCAGCACAGTTATTTGATAGAGTAATTGAAAAGGGAGATGTTGTTTCATGGAATTCTATTATTTCGGCATATTCGAACAACGGACAGGGTTCTGAGGCCTTGCGGTTCTTTAAAAGAATGCAAGATTCTGGTGTGGCCAAAAATTCGTTTACTGTTGTTGCAGCTCTACAGGCTTGTGCAAAGCCATCATTCTCAAAATTTGGCATGGAAATTCATGCAGCTCTGTTAAGATCTGATAGGGAACTTGATGTTATTGAAACTAATGCTTTAGTTATTATGTACTCGCGATGTGGTAGAACGGATGAAGCCTTACGAGTTTTTCACAAGATGGAAGAGAAAGACAGTATATCTTGGAATTCAATGCTTTCAACCTTTGTGCAAAATGATCTTTACAAAGAAGCAGTGGCATTCTTCCATGAAATGCTGGAAGCAGGTCATAAGACTGACCTGGTTTCCACTGTTAGTATACTTACTGCATTGGGTCGTCTGGGGAATCTTCGGAATGGAATGGAAGTTCATGGTTATGCAATTAAACATGGATTGGATTCTGATCTTCAGGTAGGAAACACACTTATAGATATGTATGCCAAGTGTTGTTGTATACACTATATGACCCAAGTTTACGATGAGATGCTGAATAAAGACCTGATATCCTGGACATCCATGATTGCCGGGTATGCTCAGAATCATTGTTATCTGGAGGCTCTGGAATTGTTTCGAGAAGTGCAGATGAAAGGGATAAGAGTCGATTCCATGATAATTGGGAGCATACTCCTTGCTTGTAGTGGCATGACGTGCATATCTTCTGTGAAGCAAATTCATGCCAACATTTTGAGATTGAATTTGTTTGATCACGTTCTAGAGAACACAATTGTGGATGTATATGGTGAGTGCGGGAATACTGAGTACGCGTCTCTGATATTTAGCAGGATAGGTAATAAAGATGTCGTGTCCTGGACAAGTCTAATATCTTCTTATGTCCGTAATGGTATGGAAAATGAAGCTCTTGAAGTCTTCTGCAAAATGGGAGAGACAGGTGTGAAACCTGACTTGGTatctcttttgagcatactttcaGCGTCTGCGAGTTTATCTGCCTCCGGAAAGGGAAAAGAGATTCACGGTTTCCTCATTAGGAAAGGCTTCCCAATGGATGGATCTGTCGCGAGTTCTCTTGTGGATATGTATGCTCGCTGTGGAAATATAGAGAACTCTTTCAAGGTATTCAATCTTGTTGAGCACCAGGACCTGATTTTATGGACTAGTATGATCAATGCTAGTGGTATGCATGGACAAGGCAAGGAAGCCATAAATATATTTAACAGAATGTTGGGTAGGGGATTGAAGCCTGATCACGTAACATTTTTAGCGCTTCTATGTGCATGTAGTCACTCAGGATTAGTCGAGGAAGGCGGGAGATATTTTGATTTAATGAGAAATTCATATCAGTTAGAACCATGGCCGGACCACTATgggtgtgtagttgatcttcttggACGTGCTAATAGATTAGACGAGGCTTACAGTTTTATGAAGAACATGCCAATCGAACCAACAGCAACTATATGGTGTGCTCTCCTTGGGGCTTGTCGTGTCCACTCCAATAAGGAACTTGGAGACATTGCAGTGAAAAAGCTACTGGAGCTGGATCCCCAAAGCCCTGGAAACTACGTACTTGCATCAAATACGTTTGCATCCACTGGAAGATGGGAAGCTGTGGACGAAATGAGAAACATAATGAGGACAAGGGGTTTGAGGAAGGATCCTGCTTGTAGTTGGATTGAAATAAATAATATGGTGCACACCTTTATGGTAAGAGATGTCTCTCATCCAAATTCGGAAGAAATTTACTCGAAATTGGATGAAATTACAGAAAGATTGAAAAGAGAAGGTGGCTATGTTCCCGAGACTAAGTATGTTTTGCATGatatacaagaagatgaaaaggtTAACTTGCTCTATGGGCATAGTGAAAGGCTTGCCACTGCTTTTGGTCTAATACAAACTTCTCCTGGTACGCCAATTCGAATCACAAAGAACCTTCGGGTTTGTGGTGATTGCCATGTTTTCACCAAGCTTGTTTCAAAGATACTTGAACGAGTAATCATTGTAAGAGATGGAAACAGGTTCCATCGCTTCGAAAATGGGGTCTGCTCTTGTAAAGATTTCTGGTAATGATATCCTTATTTGATTGTTacaccaacaaaagaaaaaacaaaagaaattaatAAGAGCACCCACAATAGTCAACAGTAGCAGTGAACTTTTAAAGCCGTCTCCCGCAAGAGAGAAAGAAGGGAGAGACCCAGTGACCCGGCGGATTTGTAAGGGGTGGGTTTAGTGTGGGTCCCACCCCTTTGTGTGTTGTGGTAACAACCCGCGGGATGTGAATCATTTTCGTTTTTAAAATCTGCCCCATTTTAAAAACACATCTGAGGTGCGTGAATACCAGTATCAGACCCTTCCCGAAAGGCCAAAACACGGGCCTTGAATTTGGTTTGaaacaatttttttcaaaaagctcaaaaatcaaatattttttttcaaaaggaTTAGAAATCAAATATTTTATTACGATTTTAACCTCTTCTTGTAGAAGAAGTTTACTAACTACGTGCCCAGGTTACTAGGCAAAGAAGGAAAGAGAAATCCTTTATCATAGTGTTGACGAGTTTTAAATTCAGGTCGTTGGTATCATCATCCAACGATTTAATGAATGTACTACAATGACATCTGAtagtcaaagaaaataaaaaaagagatttAGGGTGAGAAGACAAAAGGTGAATTTGTAGTCAAAGCTTTTTATAGGCAAGTTTCAATCGATATTGTCAATTATATTCAATCATATCGGTCAGGCGTCAGTGCGGGCGAGATGAAAGCATACAAATAGTATCCCCACCGAACTCCTAACCGCATACACTCTAGGATGGACTATATGataaattttattttcataaaatacGAACATCATCTTTATATGTACTATCCGAGACCGATGTGTAATAATTTTCATAATAATGCTTGAGAAATTTCCAATTGCTTCATTTGTGATACACTTATGATGCATGTAAATTTAAATATCGGTTATCCATTGATATGATAAGTTAATCATCTAGTTCTCAATAATTTCATGTTTCACCTTGAGTTAGACCAGTTAGGGCatcaattttgaattttttttcaaacCAAATAGTTCACATTGTTCTGCCTATTTTTCTTAAATCTAAAGTCTAGTCCCTTGGCTCTTcggatttaattattttattgcgACAAGCAGAATACATGTGCATTGCTCGTCGTGCTTTATAATATGTTCTTGTCAAAAATAAACTATATTATAACATTTTAAGTGTTGTAATATGTTTTTGTGTGATGAACTTGCGCATGCAAGTGGATGTACATGAACACCCTTAATGTAAACATAATACAAGTTCTTCCAAAGTGCTCCAAAAATTTGTTTATATTTATCCAAAAGGTGAAACAAAAAATAAAGTTTGATAACTTAAAAATTGAAATTCTTTTTAAAAAGAGCTTTCAAACCAAATCAAACTTATGAAAATCCGACATATAATTTGAAAGATAGGAAGTTTTGAATCTTTCATTTCAAGTTTCAAAAAAATGACTTATTTGTTATAAATACCAAAAAATCAGATTTACAAAGATAACTCCCTATGTTAaagcgttgctcggtcgaacttaccAAACGTTGGTATATCATGTATGGTTGTCAAGTTCAGTTCCAAAACTAGGAGTCGCTTGATTTGACTACTAAAGtgaacttcgttaggttagactagaaacatagaaatgttgagacttacTCTTGTTACTCATGAAGAATCTGAATACGTATCAATAACAATGAATACATCAACCTTCAGTTCGAGGTTAATAACTACATACTTGACTTATTCCATTTCCATCATTTGTTCTTTCAAGTCAGTATTTACTGAAAACATATCATATGAAGTAAAATTTGTTTAAAATGACTTTAGTATTGATGACTTGGTCATTATACTATGATCAAAGTAGAAAGGAAtgatatactagttgtttcaACAATTTAAGTTTATGTAATTACGAAGTATAGTTTATCCATGAACTTCTTTTTCTCAAACTTCACTAATTGGTAAGTAAAattattatattatcgataaGATATTAAACAAATCTCTTGATTGGtaagttattattatttattgtgtTAAACTTCCGAATAAATCCAAACCTTGGGAACTATGTTTGAAAGAAATTTCAGAAACGTAATTTAAGGAAGTATACTTGTGAAACTCATATCGTAGTTGAAAGGTGATTCAAGGATCTATTATAAAGACCAATCCCTAATGAGGATATATTTTAAGAACCGGTCCCACGTTAGTATCTTTGACCAAAGGATTTATAAGTATATTAATTAAACAGAAGaccttttactttactttctctCCGATTTAAAGATTCATTTTGGTGATTGATAAGTGAGTTGGTTACTGAAATAGATTTAGTCATTTAATGTTTCGGATtatgatccaaaggagttgagagtGAAAGTCTTCACATCGGTGAAGCAACTCAAAATAGTGGGGTCTGTCTAGGGATTCACGTGCGTAGACCAGATTAGTTGTAGGTgtaaaagcaggggtctaacaacaccacccaatatttctcttagcaatctgtatggactaactcgaatatacttttaagagaatcaacaagactcaatcaattaaaagtatatcaacaagtttatatctctctcttgatttgatttactcaagcaagaactgcgagttctaatcaaatacaaggaataacttggatggt encodes:
- the LOC113347174 gene encoding pentatricopeptide repeat-containing protein At3g63370, chloroplastic-like, whose product is MRFLSYHALLLDCHLPRKFSLMAMAVQLCTFQCSSTLKPHRIIPKTQNKNPLKIPKLSQTPFKFNITLKEICKRGNLEEAFLELQNFITSQNPPQLPPDEAYSSILDICAAKKTLLQGQQIHAHIITSNTDIDSVFLSTKLVFMYGKCGSLSDAKNLFDDMPERTIFTWNAMIGAYVSNGEPSGALELYREMRLSDITLDACTFPSVLKACGLMKDLNYGAEIHGLAIKCGFISVIFVANSLVGMYAKCNEFDRAAQLFDRVIEKGDVVSWNSIISAYSNNGQGSEALRFFKRMQDSGVAKNSFTVVAALQACAKPSFSKFGMEIHAALLRSDRELDVIETNALVIMYSRCGRTDEALRVFHKMEEKDSISWNSMLSTFVQNDLYKEAVAFFHEMLEAGHKTDLVSTVSILTALGRLGNLRNGMEVHGYAIKHGLDSDLQVGNTLIDMYAKCCCIHYMTQVYDEMLNKDLISWTSMIAGYAQNHCYLEALELFREVQMKGIRVDSMIIGSILLACSGMTCISSVKQIHANILRLNLFDHVLENTIVDVYGECGNTEYASLIFSRIGNKDVVSWTSLISSYVRNGMENEALEVFCKMGETGVKPDLVSLLSILSASASLSASGKGKEIHGFLIRKGFPMDGSVASSLVDMYARCGNIENSFKVFNLVEHQDLILWTSMINASGMHGQGKEAINIFNRMLGRGLKPDHVTFLALLCACSHSGLVEEGGRYFDLMRNSYQLEPWPDHYGCVVDLLGRANRLDEAYSFMKNMPIEPTATIWCALLGACRVHSNKELGDIAVKKLLELDPQSPGNYVLASNTFASTGRWEAVDEMRNIMRTRGLRKDPACSWIEINNMVHTFMVRDVSHPNSEEIYSKLDEITERLKREGGYVPETKYVLHDIQEDEKVNLLYGHSERLATAFGLIQTSPGTPIRITKNLRVCGDCHVFTKLVSKILERVIIVRDGNRFHRFENGVCSCKDFW